GACCATTTTTAATGCTGCGGCCGTATACCAATATTTGACGGTCACCATCATCAATGATCAATTTCTACCCCATACTAAACTGGCCTGGCTGCCATCCCTGACCGCCTTTGTGATATTCATCATCGCTTTTGTTCCGAAGTCTATTACCGAACTATTTACGTTTGCCGAATGGGTGGGCTGGCTGGGAGCAGCTCTCTTTTTCTTGGGAGTGGGAAGCGGCTATGTCAGCGTATGGGTGCGTAACAAAACGGCAACATGGAACATGACAGAGGGATCTGACAAATGAGTAAACTGCTTGTGGCTGTATTGTTAACATGCCTGGTATTAAGCGGGTGCTGGGACCGAAATGAAATTGAAGAGGTCGGTTTTGTGATGGCTGTTGCCTTTGATCCCAGCCGCGATCAGGAGCAGTTGGCACGGGAGGCAGAGGAAGAAACGGGAACGCCAGTCCATGAACATGGCAGGCGGTTTAGCGCCACTTTTCAAGTGGCTATCCCCAGCCAGTTGACAGAGCCAACAGGTGGAGGGTCTCGCACTGCACTTCAACCTTTTTTTAACATCACCTCCTCTGATTTGACCAACTTTAAAATAGGGCGTAATCTTTCCTCAAGACAAAGCCGTATCATGAACTATGAACATATAAAAGTGATCCTGATTAATGAGGAGCTGGCACGCCAAGGCTTGTTGGAACACCTGATTGATTTTTATATACGTGATCACGAAATGCGGCGCAGAGCACACATTTTGATTACCAAAGGAGAGGCCAGGCACATTCTGGAAGACAAGCTGCCTTTAGAAGATATGCCTGCCCTTTCCATTGAGATGACCAACGAAAACTATTGGAAGGTTTTGGAATCTATAAAGCCGTCCGAAATCGGGGAGATTGCCGCCAAAGTGCTGGGTCAGGAAAGTTATCTGATT
The sequence above is a segment of the Caldalkalibacillus thermarum genome. Coding sequences within it:
- a CDS encoding Ger(x)C family spore germination protein, whose product is MSKLLVAVLLTCLVLSGCWDRNEIEEVGFVMAVAFDPSRDQEQLAREAEEETGTPVHEHGRRFSATFQVAIPSQLTEPTGGGSRTALQPFFNITSSDLTNFKIGRNLSSRQSRIMNYEHIKVILINEELARQGLLEHLIDFYIRDHEMRRRAHILITKGEARHILEDKLPLEDMPALSIEMTNENYWKVLESIKPSEIGEIAAKVLGQESYLISRITKGGEGDLKVAGAAVFLGKTNRMVGWLGEEDVKGYNWIMGQAENGIIETEYEPGHMIVFETRKMSSRVTYERHQETNRFHVEIRAEGSLGESWLHQYKIDDEQNISKLEQAVARKIEEQANRVLRKMQTELYTDIFQFGQKIKHKDYAYWKQIKENWDGENGEFSRAEMGITAHVRIRHYMLGERLN